A genomic window from Camelus ferus isolate YT-003-E chromosome X, BCGSAC_Cfer_1.0, whole genome shotgun sequence includes:
- the MAP7D3 gene encoding MAP7 domain-containing protein 3 isoform X3, translating to MAERAGARGSTSLKGLRERMVAAANAIAEERRNQSGFSTLAPQSSNAKSAFKPVIDGSVLKNDIKQRLAKERREEKKRQEDANKEIQLLEKERKSKILYEKQMEEKQRRLREQKAKDEQRRISAERKRKEKFQEERERLKAILYRTLERSSHVDRQKRWSWEGCTGINSENKTANKHSISTEKLEQGTSGLHKQVSVSSTGLQNPVDKKATEKRRSSSLNRRCSKLHSSAEPEEVESKTSGIHSIIQLVNMPLRSQSSVELKSTIVPCKSTVAIPSQEKAEISSKIFEAVPKASVEAPAEASVETPPEASIEASPEASVEAPSEASVEASPEASVEAPPEASVEAPPEASVEAPPEESVEAPSEASVEAPPEASVEAPPEASVEAPPEASVEAPLKASVEAPLEASVEAPLEASVEASLEASLEGSSKTSMEAPVEASMEVLPKSVETSPEASMDPSPDVSMDSSPGMSVDPSPEVSTDSSPEVNVDPSLEVITDSSPEVSLEVLPEESEESLEASPEDSLELLPELTPDESLDVPPKESLDVLLEESLDVSPKKNLDVPQEESLDVTPEESLDVLPKESLDVLPEESLDVSPKKNLDVPQEESLDVTPEESLDVLPKESLDVLPEESLDVSPKKNLDVPQEESLGVTPEESLDIRPEGSLEVTAKKNLDVPQKESVEAPPEVTMVKAKDCPPQKSEMDKQASNSVTKKRLPPSQIPCYKWSSSPTSRWRPPSPINAKRQIQKNRPPSPSPVTSKPSTQVPFSYKVIPIQRTLFAQNASGTIGMKSEAISNTTNNSEAASQNGAICEESGNKSTPGPMSAKEATKILAEKRRLAREQKEKDEERLQKEMEQRKMKGIAKRADEGPEEEFSNFEDVQQPKEIKKKEESQDPEDKKVQLQKGDAKIKAQEEADKRKKEHERIMLQNLQERLERKKEN from the exons ATGGCGGAGCGGGCTGGCGCTCGCGGCAGCACATCCCTGAAGGGGCTGCGGGAACGGATGG TCGCTGCTGCTAACGCAATTGCTGAAGAAAGACGAAACCAGAGTGGCTTTAGCACTCTTGCACCTCAGTCTTCAAATGCAAAGTCAGCATTTAAACCAG taataGATGGATCTGTGCTTAAAAACGATATAAAACAAAGATTAGCAAAGGAgcgaagagaggagaaaaagagacaggaagATG ctaataaagaaatacaacttcttgagaaagaaagaaagtctaaGATCCTATATGAAAAACAGATGGAGGAAAAGCAACGAAGACTGAGAGAGCAGAAGGCAAAGGATGAGCAACGGAGGATatctgcagaaagaaaaagaaaagaaaaatttcaggagGAAAGG GAGAGACTCAAGGCCATCCTTTATCGTACATTGGAACGGAGCAGCCACGTTGATCGTCAAAAAAGATGGTCGTGGGAGGGCTGTACGGGAATAAACTCTGAGAATAAAACCG CCAATAAACATTCTATATCTACTGAAAAACTTGAGCAGGGGACTTCTGGTTTACACAAACAAGTGTCTGTGTCATCTACAGGTCTCCAGAATCCGGTTGACAAGA AAGcaacagagaagaggagaagcTCATCTCTGAATAGAAGATGCAGCAAACTGCATTCATCTGCGGAACCTGAAGAAGTAGAATCAAAAACAAGTG GCATCCACAGTATAATCCAGCTTGTAAACATGCCCTTGCGTAGCCAGAGCAGTGTTGAATTGAAGAGTACCATAGTGCCTTGCAAGTCAACAGTGGCAATCCCTTCCCAGGAGAAAGCAGAAATATCTTCAAAGATATTTGAAGCAGTCCCCAAGGCGAGTGTGGAAGCACCCGCCGAGGCGAGTGTGGAAACACCCCCAGAGGCGAGCATAGAAGCATCCCCGGAGGCGAGCGTGGAAGCACCCTCGGAGGCAAGTGTGGAAGCATCCCCGGAGGCAAGTGTGGAAGCACCCCCAGAGGCGAGCGTGGAAGCGCCCCCGGAGGCGAGCGTGGAAGCGCCCCCGGAGGAGAGCGTGGAAGCGCCCTCGGAGGCGAGCGTGGAAGCGCCCCCGGAGGCGAGCGTGGAAGCACCCCCGGAGGCGAGCGTAGAAGCGCCCCCGGAGGCGAGCGTAGAAGCGCCCCTGAAGGCGAGCGTAGAAGCGCCCCTGGAGGCGAGCGTAGAAGCACCCCTGGAGGCGAGCGTGGAAGCATCCCTGGAGGCGAGTCTGGAAGGGTCCTCCAAGACCAGCATGGAAGCACCCGTGGAGGCGAGCATGGAAGTGCTCCCCAAGAGTGTGGAAACATCACCTGAGGCAAGCATGGATCCATCCCCTGACGTGAGCATGGACTCGTCCCCTGGGATGAGTGTAGACCCATCCCCTGAGGTGAGCACGGACTCATCCCCTGAGGTGAATGTGGACCCATCCCTTGAAGTGATCACGGACTCATCTCCTGAAGTGAGCTTGGAAGTACTCCCCGAGGAGAGCGAAGAGAGCCTGGAAGCGTCCCCTGAGGACAGTCTAGAACTGCTCCCCGAATTGACCCCCGATGAGAGCCTGGACGTCCCTCCCAAGGAGAGCCTGGACGTCCTTCTGGAGGAGAGCCTGGATGTGTCCCCCAAGAAGAACCTGGACGTCCCTCAAGAGGAGAGCTTGGACGTAACCCCTGAGGAGAGCCTGGACGTCCTTCCCAAGGAGAGCCTGGACGTCCTTCCGGAGGAGAGCCTGGATGTGTCCCCCAAGAAGAACCTGGACGTCCCTCAAGAGGAGAGCTTGGACGTAACCCCCGAGGAGAGCCTGGACGTCCTTCCCAAGGAGAGCCTGGACGTCCTTCCGGAGGAGAGCCTGGATGTGTCCCCCAAGAAGAACCTGGACGTCCCTCAAGAGGAGAGCTTGGGCGTAACCCCCGAGGAGAGCCTGGACATCCGTCCCGAGGGGAGCCTGGAAGTAACCGCCAAGAAGAACCTGGACGTCCCTCAGAAGGAGAGTGTGGAGGCGCCCCCTGAGGTGACAATGGTGAAAGCAAAAGACTGTCCTCCGCAG AAATCAGAAATGGACAAACAGGCCTCAAACTCTGTTACCAAGAAGCGCCTACCACCGTCGCAGATCCCATGTTATAAATGGTCGTCTTCTCCAACAAGCAGGTGGCGTCCGCCATCCCCCATCAATGCTAA GAGGCAAATCCAAAAGAATCGCCCCCCATCACCTTCACCCGTCACTTCAAAACCATCAACACAGGTTCCTTTTTCTTATAAAGTAATTCCTATTCAGCGTACCCTATTTGCACAAAATGCATCAGGTACTATTGGAATGAAAAGTGAAGCCATTTCTAACACCACTAACAACTCTGAGGCTGCGAGCCAAAATGGTGCGATCTGTGAAG AGTCTGGTAATAAAAGCACACCAGGGCCTATGAGTGCCAAGGAGGCAACAAAAATTTTGGCAGAAAAACGACGCCTTGCTCgcgaacaaaaagaaaaagatgaagaaagactACAAAAAGAGATGGAACAAAG gaaaatgaaaggcATAGCAAAGAGAGCAGATGAAGGCCCAGAAGAAGAGTTC